From one Mycolicibacterium sp. HK-90 genomic stretch:
- a CDS encoding cytochrome P450, whose product MTVRTIDDVAKKFADPSAYADEATFHADLAHLRANAPVSWVEVPGYKPFWAITKYADIMDIERANDVFTNSPRPVLMTSENDDAQAAVGVRTLIHMDDPEHRVMRAIGADWFRPKAMRALKLRVDELAKIHVDKMLAAGGECDFVQEVAVNYPLYVIMSLLGVPEADFPLMLKLTQELFGSDDDEYQRDAGDSMSALIEMFQYFTALTASRREHPTDDLASAIANARIDGEPLNDIETVSYYAIVAAAGHDTTSATISGGMHALIENPDQLARLQADPGLMGTATEEMIRWVTPVKAFMRTAAVDTSVRGTPIAAGESVLLAYPSGNRDEEVFTDPFRFDVGRDPNKHVAFGYGVHFCLGAALARMEINSFFSELVPRLDSMELTGSPAHTATTFVGGLKHLPVRYSLR is encoded by the coding sequence ATGACCGTCCGCACGATCGACGATGTCGCCAAGAAGTTCGCCGACCCGTCGGCATACGCCGATGAGGCGACATTCCACGCGGACCTGGCCCACCTGCGGGCCAACGCCCCGGTGTCCTGGGTCGAGGTCCCCGGCTACAAGCCGTTCTGGGCGATCACCAAGTACGCCGACATCATGGACATCGAGCGGGCCAACGATGTGTTCACCAACTCGCCCCGCCCGGTGCTCATGACGTCCGAGAACGACGACGCCCAGGCCGCAGTCGGGGTGCGCACGCTCATCCATATGGATGATCCCGAGCATCGCGTCATGCGGGCCATCGGGGCGGACTGGTTCCGCCCGAAAGCCATGCGGGCGTTGAAGCTACGCGTCGACGAACTCGCGAAGATCCACGTGGACAAGATGCTGGCCGCCGGCGGCGAATGCGACTTCGTCCAGGAAGTGGCGGTCAACTATCCGCTGTATGTGATCATGTCCCTTCTCGGCGTGCCCGAGGCCGACTTCCCGCTGATGCTGAAGCTGACGCAAGAGCTGTTCGGGAGCGACGACGACGAATATCAGCGCGACGCCGGCGATTCGATGTCCGCGCTGATCGAGATGTTCCAGTACTTCACCGCGCTGACCGCATCCCGACGGGAGCATCCCACCGACGACCTCGCGTCGGCAATCGCCAATGCGCGAATCGACGGTGAACCGCTCAACGACATCGAGACGGTCTCCTACTACGCCATCGTCGCTGCGGCCGGGCACGACACCACCAGTGCGACGATCTCGGGCGGCATGCACGCCCTGATCGAAAACCCGGACCAGTTGGCACGATTGCAGGCCGACCCGGGCCTGATGGGTACGGCCACCGAGGAGATGATCCGTTGGGTCACTCCGGTGAAGGCCTTCATGCGCACCGCCGCGGTGGACACGTCGGTGCGTGGCACCCCGATCGCGGCGGGGGAGTCGGTGTTGCTCGCCTATCCGTCCGGGAACCGGGACGAAGAGGTGTTCACCGATCCATTCCGCTTCGATGTCGGTCGTGACCCCAACAAGCACGTGGCATTCGGCTATGGCGTGCACTTCTGCCTGGGCGCGGCGCTGGCGCGCATGGAGATCAACAGTTTCTTCAGTGAGCTTGTGCCGCGCCTGGATTCGATGGAACTGACCGGATCACCCGCACACACCGCGACTACGTTCGTCGGTGGGCTCAAGCATCTCCCGGTGCGCTACTCGCTGCGCTAG
- a CDS encoding amidohydrolase family protein, with protein MNKDDMILISVDDHIVEPPDMFKNHLPKKYADEAPRLVHNPDGSDTWQFRDIVIPNVALNAVAGRPKEEYGLEPQGLDEIRKGCYNVDERVKDMNAGGILGSICFPSFPGFAGRLFATEDPEFSLALVQAYNDWHIDEWCGAYPARFIPMALPVIWDAEACADEVRRVSKKGVHALTFTENPAAMGYPSFHDDYWTPLWKALCDTNTVLNVHIGSSGKLAITAPDAPLDVMITLQPMNIVQAAADLLWSKPIKDYPDLKIGLSEGGTGWIPYFLERVDRTYEMHSTWTHQNFGGKLPSEVFREHFLTCFISDPVGVALRDKIGIDNISWEADYPHSDSMWPGAPEELWDVLTENNVPDDEINKMTHENAMRWYSFDPFTHISREQATVGALRKAAEGHDVSIQALSHHAQGSRGDALHAAARGNSGSE; from the coding sequence GTGAACAAAGACGACATGATCCTGATCAGCGTGGACGACCACATCGTCGAACCACCTGACATGTTCAAGAACCATCTTCCGAAGAAGTACGCCGACGAGGCCCCTCGGCTGGTGCACAATCCAGACGGCAGCGATACCTGGCAGTTCCGCGACATCGTCATCCCCAACGTGGCACTCAATGCCGTCGCCGGCCGGCCCAAGGAGGAGTACGGCCTGGAACCTCAGGGCCTCGACGAGATCCGCAAGGGCTGTTACAACGTCGACGAGCGGGTCAAGGACATGAACGCCGGCGGCATCCTCGGCTCGATCTGCTTCCCGTCGTTCCCCGGTTTCGCCGGCCGCCTGTTCGCGACCGAGGATCCGGAGTTCTCGCTGGCCCTGGTGCAGGCCTACAACGACTGGCACATCGACGAATGGTGCGGCGCCTACCCGGCCCGCTTCATCCCGATGGCACTGCCGGTGATCTGGGACGCCGAGGCGTGCGCCGACGAGGTCCGCCGGGTGTCGAAGAAGGGTGTGCACGCGCTGACGTTCACCGAGAACCCGGCGGCCATGGGTTACCCGAGCTTCCACGACGATTACTGGACACCGCTGTGGAAGGCGTTGTGCGACACCAACACCGTGCTCAACGTGCACATCGGCTCGTCGGGCAAGCTGGCCATCACCGCCCCGGACGCCCCACTGGACGTGATGATCACCCTCCAGCCGATGAACATCGTGCAGGCGGCGGCGGACCTGTTGTGGTCCAAGCCCATCAAGGACTACCCGGACCTCAAGATCGGGCTGTCCGAGGGCGGCACCGGCTGGATTCCGTATTTCCTGGAGCGCGTCGACCGCACCTACGAGATGCACTCGACCTGGACCCACCAGAACTTCGGCGGCAAATTGCCGTCCGAGGTTTTCCGTGAGCACTTCCTGACCTGCTTCATCTCGGATCCGGTTGGCGTGGCGCTGCGCGACAAGATCGGCATCGACAACATCAGCTGGGAGGCCGACTACCCGCACAGCGATTCGATGTGGCCGGGTGCACCCGAGGAGCTGTGGGATGTGCTGACCGAGAACAACGTGCCCGATGACGAGATCAACAAGATGACCCATGAGAACGCCATGCGCTGGTACTCGTTCGATCCGTTCACGCACATTTCGCGCGAACAGGCGACGGTCGGCGCCCTCCGCAAAGCCGCTGAGGGTCATGATGTTTCGATCCAGGCACTCAGTCATCACGCACAGGGCTCCCGCGGCGACGCGCTGCACGCCGCGGCCCGAGGTAACTCGGGTTCGGAGTAG
- a CDS encoding YbdD/YjiX family protein — translation MGRLARSTRQAARHIGWYWSTLMGDNHYRRYVTHRQRTHPDEPVLSERDYWKMRHRNTEANPGARCC, via the coding sequence ATGGGACGCCTTGCCCGGAGCACACGCCAGGCCGCACGCCACATCGGGTGGTACTGGTCAACATTGATGGGCGACAACCATTATCGCCGCTACGTGACACACCGGCAGCGCACGCACCCGGACGAGCCGGTGCTTTCCGAGCGCGACTACTGGAAGATGCGACACCGCAACACCGAGGCCAATCCGGGCGCGCGCTGCTGCTGA